One window from the genome of Longimicrobium sp. encodes:
- the hslV gene encoding ATP-dependent protease subunit HslV, whose amino-acid sequence MPTFHATTILAVRRDGKVALGGDGQVTTGDVVAKSAAVKVRKLRDGKILAGFAGSVADAFTLFEKFEEKLERYPGNLSRAAVELAKDWRSDRYLRRLEALLAVADREHLYMLSGNGDVIEPDDDVVAIGSGGSYALAAARALKDHSDLPAAEIVRRALEIAGDICIYTNRNITVLELD is encoded by the coding sequence ATGCCAACGTTCCACGCCACCACCATCCTCGCGGTAAGACGCGACGGCAAGGTCGCGCTGGGGGGAGACGGGCAGGTGACGACCGGCGACGTGGTCGCCAAGTCAGCCGCCGTGAAGGTGAGGAAGCTGCGCGACGGCAAGATCCTGGCGGGCTTCGCGGGCTCCGTGGCCGACGCGTTCACCCTCTTCGAGAAGTTCGAGGAGAAGCTGGAGCGCTACCCCGGCAACCTCAGCCGCGCGGCGGTGGAGCTGGCCAAGGACTGGCGCTCCGACCGCTACCTGCGCCGCCTGGAGGCGCTGCTGGCCGTCGCCGACCGCGAGCACCTGTACATGCTCAGCGGCAACGGCGACGTGATCGAGCCCGACGACGACGTGGTCGCCATCGGCTCGGGCGGGTCGTACGCGCTGGCCGCGGCCCGCGCGCTCAAGGACCACTCCGACCTCCCCGCGGCCGAGATCGTGCGGCGCGCGCTGGAGATCGCGGGAGACATCTGCATCTACACGAACCGCAACATCACGGTTCTGGAGCTGGACTGA
- the hslU gene encoding ATP-dependent protease ATPase subunit HslU, with the protein MATQETEAPREDAAEPQPWLDELTPRGIVAELDKYIVGQGEAKKAVAIALRNRWRRQRVDEELREEIVPNNIIMIGPTGVGKTEIARRLARLAGAPFIKVEASKFTEVGYVGRDVESMVRDLVDVAINMVRTDREDDVQELAESRVEDRLLDLLIPPLPEGGAPPPEPTEAEKARVFVAGPGGVAAEEDRVKERRERTRDKFRQLLKDGKLEDRQVEVEVTQSLPLENMLVPMGGMDGGMDNNLMDMLQDVLPKKTKRRSVTVAEARRILLQDELDKLVNMDEVINEALDRVEEMGIIFLDEIDKIATDRGGAPGPDVSREGVQRDLLPVVEGSTVQTKYGMVRTDHILFIAAGAFHVSKPSDLIPELQGRFPIRVELKALTEEDFIRILQEPKNALLTQYRALVAADGATLEFSDEGVREIARIAAQVNDRMENIGARRLHTVLTTLLEDILFELPERDQKTIHIDGDTVRGRLKAIVEDEDLRKYIL; encoded by the coding sequence GTGGCGACGCAAGAGACCGAGGCACCGCGCGAAGACGCGGCCGAGCCCCAGCCCTGGCTGGACGAGCTGACCCCGCGCGGCATCGTGGCCGAGCTGGACAAGTACATCGTGGGCCAGGGCGAGGCGAAGAAGGCCGTCGCCATCGCCCTGCGCAACCGCTGGCGCCGCCAGCGCGTGGACGAGGAGCTCCGCGAGGAGATCGTCCCCAACAACATCATCATGATCGGCCCCACCGGCGTGGGGAAGACGGAGATCGCGCGGCGGCTGGCTCGGCTCGCGGGCGCGCCCTTCATCAAGGTGGAGGCGAGCAAGTTCACCGAGGTCGGCTACGTGGGGCGCGACGTGGAGTCGATGGTCCGCGACCTGGTGGACGTCGCCATCAACATGGTGCGCACCGACCGCGAGGACGACGTCCAGGAGCTGGCCGAGAGCCGCGTCGAAGACCGCCTCCTCGACCTCCTCATCCCGCCCCTTCCGGAGGGCGGCGCGCCCCCACCCGAGCCGACGGAGGCCGAAAAGGCGCGCGTGTTCGTGGCCGGCCCCGGTGGCGTCGCGGCCGAGGAAGACCGCGTGAAGGAGCGCCGCGAGCGCACCCGCGACAAGTTCCGCCAGCTCCTCAAGGACGGGAAGCTGGAGGACCGCCAGGTGGAGGTGGAGGTGACGCAGAGCCTCCCCCTGGAGAACATGCTCGTCCCCATGGGCGGCATGGACGGCGGGATGGACAACAACCTGATGGACATGCTGCAGGACGTCCTCCCCAAGAAGACGAAGCGCCGCAGCGTGACCGTGGCCGAGGCGCGCCGCATCCTCCTGCAGGACGAGCTGGACAAGCTGGTCAACATGGACGAGGTGATCAACGAGGCCCTCGACCGCGTCGAGGAGATGGGGATCATCTTCCTGGACGAGATCGACAAGATCGCGACCGACCGCGGCGGCGCGCCGGGCCCGGACGTCTCGCGCGAGGGCGTGCAGCGCGACCTCCTCCCGGTGGTCGAGGGCTCCACCGTGCAGACCAAGTACGGGATGGTGAGGACGGACCACATCCTCTTCATCGCGGCGGGCGCCTTCCACGTTTCCAAGCCGTCGGACCTGATCCCCGAGCTCCAGGGCCGCTTCCCGATCCGCGTGGAGCTGAAGGCGCTGACGGAGGAGGACTTCATCCGCATCCTCCAGGAGCCCAAGAACGCGCTCCTCACCCAGTACCGCGCCCTGGTGGCCGCGGACGGCGCGACCCTCGAGTTCAGCGACGAGGGCGTGCGCGAGATCGCCCGCATCGCCGCGCAGGTGAACGACCGCATGGAGAACATCGGCGCGCGCCGCCTCCACACCGTGCTCACGACGCTCTTGGAGGACATCCTCTTCGAGCTCCCCGAGCGCGATCAGAAGACGATCCACATCGACGGCGACACCGTGCGTGGGCGTTTGAAGGCGATCGTAGAGGACGAGGATCTGCGCAAGTACATTCTGTAA